From Saccopteryx leptura isolate mSacLep1 chromosome 3, mSacLep1_pri_phased_curated, whole genome shotgun sequence, one genomic window encodes:
- the LOC136399388 gene encoding leukocyte immunoglobulin-like receptor subfamily A member 3 isoform X5, which produces MFPNFLSILGLGLYLIPSIWTHVGLSLGQKTRVQTGTLPKPTIWAEPGSVIPWGTSVTIRCQGILESQEFHLYRKEKHVLWNSQSPWKLMKKGAFSITHMTEHDAGRYHCNYLSSNGWSELSDPLELVVTGSYRKPNLLALPSPVVTSGGNVTLQCVSVQAFDTFILTKEGEHRLSWTLDSQSHFRGTYRALFPVDPVTASHRWAFRCYGCHRARPQVWSQPSDALELLVSGVSQKPSLLTQQGPIVVSGQSLTLQCHSDVSYDRFLLFKEGGIDLPQSLVLQPQAGLSQVYFSLDPVRSSHGGRYRCYGGHNLSSELSAPSDPVDILVAGLLPDRPSLSVQPSPTVASGENVTLLCQSQSPTDTFLLSKEGSADPSLCLRSELRAQQYQAEFSMHPATSAHGGTYRCYSSNSTNIYLLSHPSEPLELLVSAGSENPHVIPTESSLWRKSLPLNLNVMIGVLVAFVLLLSLSLFLLLLRHRRHSKGRMSADAVVKDSQPEEGVKLDLWQNKHDEVPQGVMCAQVTLSGSRLRQGMATSPPSLLRGLLDKKDRQSEWNRQMDSQAAAPDTAPNATYALLNHVPCRQETTEPSSSPSEEPPDVSIVCAALAIH; this is translated from the exons GGCTGAGTCTGGGCCAGAAGACCCGCGTGCAGACAG GGACCCTCCCCAAACCCACCATCTGGGCTGAGCCAGGCTCCGTCATCCCCTGGGGGACTTCTGTGACAATCAGGTGTCAGGGGATCCTGGAGTCCCAGGAGTTCCATctgtacagaaaagaaaaacatgtcctTTGGAACTCACAGTCCCCATGGAAGCTTATGAAAAAGGGTGCTTTCTCCATCACACACATGACAGAGCATGACGCAGGGAGATATCACTGTAACTATCTCAGCTCCAATGGCTGGTCTGAGCTCAGTGACCCCCTGGAGCTGGTGGTGACAG gaTCCTACAGAAAACCCAACCTCttagccctgcccagccctgttgTGACCTCAGGAGGGAACGTGACCCTCCAGTGTGTTTCAGTACAGGCATTTGACACGTTCATTTTGACTAAGGAAGGAGAACACAGGCTCTCCTGGACCCTGGACTCACAGTCACACTTCAGGGGGACATACCGGGCCCTGTTCCCTGTGGACCCCGTGACCGCCAGCCACAGGTGGGCGTTCAGATGCTACGGCTGTCACAGGGCCAGACCCCAGGTGTGGTCACAGCCCAGTGATGCCCTGGAGCTCCTGGTCTCAG GTGTGTCTCAGAAGCCCTCCCTCCTGACCCAGCAGGGCCCCATCGTGGTCTCTGGACAGAGCCTGACCCTCCAGTGTCACTCTGATGTCAGCTATGACAGATTCCTTCTGTTTAAAGAGGGAGGCATTGACCTCCCCCAGAGCCTTGTCCTGCAGCCCCAGGCTGGGCTCTCTCAGGTCTACTTCTCCCTGGACCCTGTGCGCAGCTCCCACGGGGGCCGGTACAGATGCTACGGTGGACACAACCTCTCCTCTGAGCTGTCGGCCCCCAGTGACCCCGTGGACATCCTGGTGGCAG gacTGCTCCCTGACAGACCCTCCCTCTCGGTACAGCCGAGCCCCACGGTGGCCTCAGGAGAGAACGTGACCCTGCTGTGTCAGTCACAGAGCCCGACGGACACTTTCCTTCTGTCCAAGGAGGGGTCAGCCGATCCCTCCCTGTGTCTTAGATCAGAGCTCCGAGCTCAGCAGTACCAGGCAGAGTTCTCCATGCATCCTGCGACCTCAGCCCACGGGGGGACCTACAGGTGCTACAGCTCAAACAGCACCAACATCTACCTGCTGTCACACCCCAGTGAGCCCCTGGAGCTCCTGGTCTCAG CAGGCTCTGAGAATCCACATGTCATCCCCACGGAATCAAGCCTGTGGAGGAAGA GTCTTCCATTAAACCTGAATGTCATGATTGGGGTCTTGGTGGCCTTCGTCTTGctgctgtccctctccctcttcctccttctcctccgaCACAGGCGTCACAGCAAAGGCAGGATGTCGG CAGATGCTGTCGTGAAGGACTCACAGCCTGAGGAGGGCGTGAAGCTGGACCTTTGG CAGAACAAGCATGATGAAGTCCCCCAGGGAGTGATGTGCGCCCAGGTGACCCTCTCAGGATCAAGACTCAGACAGGGAATGGccacttctcctccctccctgttgCGGGGATTGCTGGACAAGAAGGACAGACAATCAGAATggaacagacagatggacagtcaG GCTGCTGCACCTGACACCGCCCCAAATGCGACCTACGCCCTGCTGAACCACGTGCCCTGCAGACAGGAGACAACAGAACCCTCTTCCTCCCCATCAGAGGAGCCCCCAGATGTGTCCATTGTGTGTGCTGCTCTGGCCATCCACTAG
- the LOC136399388 gene encoding leukocyte immunoglobulin-like receptor subfamily A member 3 isoform X4, whose protein sequence is MGNLRTQSIPSEQGPNGKGISSEILVQVSDKDSLPGLSLGQKTRVQTGTLPKPTIWAEPGSVIPWGTSVTIRCQGILESQEFHLYRKEKHVLWNSQSPWKLMKKGAFSITHMTEHDAGRYHCNYLSSNGWSELSDPLELVVTGSYRKPNLLALPSPVVTSGGNVTLQCVSVQAFDTFILTKEGEHRLSWTLDSQSHFRGTYRALFPVDPVTASHRWAFRCYGCHRARPQVWSQPSDALELLVSGVSQKPSLLTQQGPIVVSGQSLTLQCHSDVSYDRFLLFKEGGIDLPQSLVLQPQAGLSQVYFSLDPVRSSHGGRYRCYGGHNLSSELSAPSDPVDILVAGLLPDRPSLSVQPSPTVASGENVTLLCQSQSPTDTFLLSKEGSADPSLCLRSELRAQQYQAEFSMHPATSAHGGTYRCYSSNSTNIYLLSHPSEPLELLVSAGSENPHVIPTESSLWRKSLPLNLNVMIGVLVAFVLLLSLSLFLLLLRHRRHSKGRMSADAVVKDSQPEEGVKLDLWNKHDEVPQGVMCAQVTLSGSRLRQGMATSPPSLLRGLLDKKDRQSEWNRQMDSQAAAPDTAPNATYALLNHVPCRQETTEPSSSPSEEPPDVSIVCAALAIH, encoded by the exons ATGGGGAACCTCAGGACTCAGTCAATCCCAAGTGAACAGGGCCCTAATGGGAAGGGAATCAGCTCAGAAATCCTGGTGCAAGTCTCTGACAAGGACTCTCTTCCAGGGCTGAGTCTGGGCCAGAAGACCCGCGTGCAGACAG GGACCCTCCCCAAACCCACCATCTGGGCTGAGCCAGGCTCCGTCATCCCCTGGGGGACTTCTGTGACAATCAGGTGTCAGGGGATCCTGGAGTCCCAGGAGTTCCATctgtacagaaaagaaaaacatgtcctTTGGAACTCACAGTCCCCATGGAAGCTTATGAAAAAGGGTGCTTTCTCCATCACACACATGACAGAGCATGACGCAGGGAGATATCACTGTAACTATCTCAGCTCCAATGGCTGGTCTGAGCTCAGTGACCCCCTGGAGCTGGTGGTGACAG gaTCCTACAGAAAACCCAACCTCttagccctgcccagccctgttgTGACCTCAGGAGGGAACGTGACCCTCCAGTGTGTTTCAGTACAGGCATTTGACACGTTCATTTTGACTAAGGAAGGAGAACACAGGCTCTCCTGGACCCTGGACTCACAGTCACACTTCAGGGGGACATACCGGGCCCTGTTCCCTGTGGACCCCGTGACCGCCAGCCACAGGTGGGCGTTCAGATGCTACGGCTGTCACAGGGCCAGACCCCAGGTGTGGTCACAGCCCAGTGATGCCCTGGAGCTCCTGGTCTCAG GTGTGTCTCAGAAGCCCTCCCTCCTGACCCAGCAGGGCCCCATCGTGGTCTCTGGACAGAGCCTGACCCTCCAGTGTCACTCTGATGTCAGCTATGACAGATTCCTTCTGTTTAAAGAGGGAGGCATTGACCTCCCCCAGAGCCTTGTCCTGCAGCCCCAGGCTGGGCTCTCTCAGGTCTACTTCTCCCTGGACCCTGTGCGCAGCTCCCACGGGGGCCGGTACAGATGCTACGGTGGACACAACCTCTCCTCTGAGCTGTCGGCCCCCAGTGACCCCGTGGACATCCTGGTGGCAG gacTGCTCCCTGACAGACCCTCCCTCTCGGTACAGCCGAGCCCCACGGTGGCCTCAGGAGAGAACGTGACCCTGCTGTGTCAGTCACAGAGCCCGACGGACACTTTCCTTCTGTCCAAGGAGGGGTCAGCCGATCCCTCCCTGTGTCTTAGATCAGAGCTCCGAGCTCAGCAGTACCAGGCAGAGTTCTCCATGCATCCTGCGACCTCAGCCCACGGGGGGACCTACAGGTGCTACAGCTCAAACAGCACCAACATCTACCTGCTGTCACACCCCAGTGAGCCCCTGGAGCTCCTGGTCTCAG CAGGCTCTGAGAATCCACATGTCATCCCCACGGAATCAAGCCTGTGGAGGAAGA GTCTTCCATTAAACCTGAATGTCATGATTGGGGTCTTGGTGGCCTTCGTCTTGctgctgtccctctccctcttcctccttctcctccgaCACAGGCGTCACAGCAAAGGCAGGATGTCGG CAGATGCTGTCGTGAAGGACTCACAGCCTGAGGAGGGCGTGAAGCTGGACCTTTGG AACAAGCATGATGAAGTCCCCCAGGGAGTGATGTGCGCCCAGGTGACCCTCTCAGGATCAAGACTCAGACAGGGAATGGccacttctcctccctccctgttgCGGGGATTGCTGGACAAGAAGGACAGACAATCAGAATggaacagacagatggacagtcaG GCTGCTGCACCTGACACCGCCCCAAATGCGACCTACGCCCTGCTGAACCACGTGCCCTGCAGACAGGAGACAACAGAACCCTCTTCCTCCCCATCAGAGGAGCCCCCAGATGTGTCCATTGTGTGTGCTGCTCTGGCCATCCACTAG
- the LOC136399388 gene encoding leukocyte immunoglobulin-like receptor subfamily A member 3 isoform X3, whose translation MGNLRTQSIPSEQGPNGKGISSEILVQVSDKDSLPGLSLGQKTRVQTGTLPKPTIWAEPGSVIPWGTSVTIRCQGILESQEFHLYRKEKHVLWNSQSPWKLMKKGAFSITHMTEHDAGRYHCNYLSSNGWSELSDPLELVVTGSYRKPNLLALPSPVVTSGGNVTLQCVSVQAFDTFILTKEGEHRLSWTLDSQSHFRGTYRALFPVDPVTASHRWAFRCYGCHRARPQVWSQPSDALELLVSGVSQKPSLLTQQGPIVVSGQSLTLQCHSDVSYDRFLLFKEGGIDLPQSLVLQPQAGLSQVYFSLDPVRSSHGGRYRCYGGHNLSSELSAPSDPVDILVAGLLPDRPSLSVQPSPTVASGENVTLLCQSQSPTDTFLLSKEGSADPSLCLRSELRAQQYQAEFSMHPATSAHGGTYRCYSSNSTNIYLLSHPSEPLELLVSGSENPHVIPTESSLWRKSLPLNLNVMIGVLVAFVLLLSLSLFLLLLRHRRHSKGRMSADAVVKDSQPEEGVKLDLWQNKHDEVPQGVMCAQVTLSGSRLRQGMATSPPSLLRGLLDKKDRQSEWNRQMDSQAAAPDTAPNATYALLNHVPCRQETTEPSSSPSEEPPDVSIVCAALAIH comes from the exons ATGGGGAACCTCAGGACTCAGTCAATCCCAAGTGAACAGGGCCCTAATGGGAAGGGAATCAGCTCAGAAATCCTGGTGCAAGTCTCTGACAAGGACTCTCTTCCAGGGCTGAGTCTGGGCCAGAAGACCCGCGTGCAGACAG GGACCCTCCCCAAACCCACCATCTGGGCTGAGCCAGGCTCCGTCATCCCCTGGGGGACTTCTGTGACAATCAGGTGTCAGGGGATCCTGGAGTCCCAGGAGTTCCATctgtacagaaaagaaaaacatgtcctTTGGAACTCACAGTCCCCATGGAAGCTTATGAAAAAGGGTGCTTTCTCCATCACACACATGACAGAGCATGACGCAGGGAGATATCACTGTAACTATCTCAGCTCCAATGGCTGGTCTGAGCTCAGTGACCCCCTGGAGCTGGTGGTGACAG gaTCCTACAGAAAACCCAACCTCttagccctgcccagccctgttgTGACCTCAGGAGGGAACGTGACCCTCCAGTGTGTTTCAGTACAGGCATTTGACACGTTCATTTTGACTAAGGAAGGAGAACACAGGCTCTCCTGGACCCTGGACTCACAGTCACACTTCAGGGGGACATACCGGGCCCTGTTCCCTGTGGACCCCGTGACCGCCAGCCACAGGTGGGCGTTCAGATGCTACGGCTGTCACAGGGCCAGACCCCAGGTGTGGTCACAGCCCAGTGATGCCCTGGAGCTCCTGGTCTCAG GTGTGTCTCAGAAGCCCTCCCTCCTGACCCAGCAGGGCCCCATCGTGGTCTCTGGACAGAGCCTGACCCTCCAGTGTCACTCTGATGTCAGCTATGACAGATTCCTTCTGTTTAAAGAGGGAGGCATTGACCTCCCCCAGAGCCTTGTCCTGCAGCCCCAGGCTGGGCTCTCTCAGGTCTACTTCTCCCTGGACCCTGTGCGCAGCTCCCACGGGGGCCGGTACAGATGCTACGGTGGACACAACCTCTCCTCTGAGCTGTCGGCCCCCAGTGACCCCGTGGACATCCTGGTGGCAG gacTGCTCCCTGACAGACCCTCCCTCTCGGTACAGCCGAGCCCCACGGTGGCCTCAGGAGAGAACGTGACCCTGCTGTGTCAGTCACAGAGCCCGACGGACACTTTCCTTCTGTCCAAGGAGGGGTCAGCCGATCCCTCCCTGTGTCTTAGATCAGAGCTCCGAGCTCAGCAGTACCAGGCAGAGTTCTCCATGCATCCTGCGACCTCAGCCCACGGGGGGACCTACAGGTGCTACAGCTCAAACAGCACCAACATCTACCTGCTGTCACACCCCAGTGAGCCCCTGGAGCTCCTGGTCTCAG GCTCTGAGAATCCACATGTCATCCCCACGGAATCAAGCCTGTGGAGGAAGA GTCTTCCATTAAACCTGAATGTCATGATTGGGGTCTTGGTGGCCTTCGTCTTGctgctgtccctctccctcttcctccttctcctccgaCACAGGCGTCACAGCAAAGGCAGGATGTCGG CAGATGCTGTCGTGAAGGACTCACAGCCTGAGGAGGGCGTGAAGCTGGACCTTTGG CAGAACAAGCATGATGAAGTCCCCCAGGGAGTGATGTGCGCCCAGGTGACCCTCTCAGGATCAAGACTCAGACAGGGAATGGccacttctcctccctccctgttgCGGGGATTGCTGGACAAGAAGGACAGACAATCAGAATggaacagacagatggacagtcaG GCTGCTGCACCTGACACCGCCCCAAATGCGACCTACGCCCTGCTGAACCACGTGCCCTGCAGACAGGAGACAACAGAACCCTCTTCCTCCCCATCAGAGGAGCCCCCAGATGTGTCCATTGTGTGTGCTGCTCTGGCCATCCACTAG
- the LOC136399388 gene encoding leukocyte immunoglobulin-like receptor subfamily A member 3 isoform X7 codes for MLSLLSTLLCLGLSLGQKTRVQTGTLPKPTIWAEPGSVIPWGTSVTIRCQGILESQEFHLYRKEKHVLWNSQSPWKLMKKGAFSITHMTEHDAGRYHCNYLSSNGWSELSDPLELVVTGSYRKPNLLALPSPVVTSGGNVTLQCVSVQAFDTFILTKEGEHRLSWTLDSQSHFRGTYRALFPVDPVTASHRWAFRCYGCHRARPQVWSQPSDALELLVSGVSQKPSLLTQQGPIVVSGQSLTLQCHSDVSYDRFLLFKEGGIDLPQSLVLQPQAGLSQVYFSLDPVRSSHGGRYRCYGGHNLSSELSAPSDPVDILVAGLLPDRPSLSVQPSPTVASGENVTLLCQSQSPTDTFLLSKEGSADPSLCLRSELRAQQYQAEFSMHPATSAHGGTYRCYSSNSTNIYLLSHPSEPLELLVSAGSENPHVIPTESSLWRKSLPLNLNVMIGVLVAFVLLLSLSLFLLLLRHRRHSKGRMSADAVVKDSQPEEGVKLDLWQNKHDEVPQGVMCAQVTLSGSRLRQGMATSPPSLLRGLLDKKDRQSEWNRQMDSQAAAPDTAPNATYALLNHVPCRQETTEPSSSPSEEPPDVSIVCAALAIH; via the exons ATGCTGTCCCTCCTCTCCACTCTTCTCTGCCTCG GGCTGAGTCTGGGCCAGAAGACCCGCGTGCAGACAG GGACCCTCCCCAAACCCACCATCTGGGCTGAGCCAGGCTCCGTCATCCCCTGGGGGACTTCTGTGACAATCAGGTGTCAGGGGATCCTGGAGTCCCAGGAGTTCCATctgtacagaaaagaaaaacatgtcctTTGGAACTCACAGTCCCCATGGAAGCTTATGAAAAAGGGTGCTTTCTCCATCACACACATGACAGAGCATGACGCAGGGAGATATCACTGTAACTATCTCAGCTCCAATGGCTGGTCTGAGCTCAGTGACCCCCTGGAGCTGGTGGTGACAG gaTCCTACAGAAAACCCAACCTCttagccctgcccagccctgttgTGACCTCAGGAGGGAACGTGACCCTCCAGTGTGTTTCAGTACAGGCATTTGACACGTTCATTTTGACTAAGGAAGGAGAACACAGGCTCTCCTGGACCCTGGACTCACAGTCACACTTCAGGGGGACATACCGGGCCCTGTTCCCTGTGGACCCCGTGACCGCCAGCCACAGGTGGGCGTTCAGATGCTACGGCTGTCACAGGGCCAGACCCCAGGTGTGGTCACAGCCCAGTGATGCCCTGGAGCTCCTGGTCTCAG GTGTGTCTCAGAAGCCCTCCCTCCTGACCCAGCAGGGCCCCATCGTGGTCTCTGGACAGAGCCTGACCCTCCAGTGTCACTCTGATGTCAGCTATGACAGATTCCTTCTGTTTAAAGAGGGAGGCATTGACCTCCCCCAGAGCCTTGTCCTGCAGCCCCAGGCTGGGCTCTCTCAGGTCTACTTCTCCCTGGACCCTGTGCGCAGCTCCCACGGGGGCCGGTACAGATGCTACGGTGGACACAACCTCTCCTCTGAGCTGTCGGCCCCCAGTGACCCCGTGGACATCCTGGTGGCAG gacTGCTCCCTGACAGACCCTCCCTCTCGGTACAGCCGAGCCCCACGGTGGCCTCAGGAGAGAACGTGACCCTGCTGTGTCAGTCACAGAGCCCGACGGACACTTTCCTTCTGTCCAAGGAGGGGTCAGCCGATCCCTCCCTGTGTCTTAGATCAGAGCTCCGAGCTCAGCAGTACCAGGCAGAGTTCTCCATGCATCCTGCGACCTCAGCCCACGGGGGGACCTACAGGTGCTACAGCTCAAACAGCACCAACATCTACCTGCTGTCACACCCCAGTGAGCCCCTGGAGCTCCTGGTCTCAG CAGGCTCTGAGAATCCACATGTCATCCCCACGGAATCAAGCCTGTGGAGGAAGA GTCTTCCATTAAACCTGAATGTCATGATTGGGGTCTTGGTGGCCTTCGTCTTGctgctgtccctctccctcttcctccttctcctccgaCACAGGCGTCACAGCAAAGGCAGGATGTCGG CAGATGCTGTCGTGAAGGACTCACAGCCTGAGGAGGGCGTGAAGCTGGACCTTTGG CAGAACAAGCATGATGAAGTCCCCCAGGGAGTGATGTGCGCCCAGGTGACCCTCTCAGGATCAAGACTCAGACAGGGAATGGccacttctcctccctccctgttgCGGGGATTGCTGGACAAGAAGGACAGACAATCAGAATggaacagacagatggacagtcaG GCTGCTGCACCTGACACCGCCCCAAATGCGACCTACGCCCTGCTGAACCACGTGCCCTGCAGACAGGAGACAACAGAACCCTCTTCCTCCCCATCAGAGGAGCCCCCAGATGTGTCCATTGTGTGTGCTGCTCTGGCCATCCACTAG
- the LOC136399388 gene encoding leukocyte immunoglobulin-like receptor subfamily A member 3 isoform X6, protein MGNLRTQSIPSEQGPNGKGISSEILVQVSDKDSLPGLSLGQKTRVQTGTLPKPTIWAEPGSVIPWGTSVTIRCQGILESQEFHLYRKEKHVLWNSQSPWKLMKKGAFSITHMTEHDAGRYHCNYLSSNGWSELSDPLELVVTGSYRKPNLLALPSPVVTSGGNVTLQCVSVQAFDTFILTKEGEHRLSWTLDSQSHFRGTYRALFPVDPVTASHRWAFRCYGCHRARPQVWSQPSDALELLVSGVSQKPSLLTQQGPIVVSGQSLTLQCHSDVSYDRFLLFKEGGIDLPQSLVLQPQAGLSQVYFSLDPVRSSHGGRYRCYGGHNLSSELSAPSDPVDILVAGLLPDRPSLSVQPSPTVASGENVTLLCQSQSPTDTFLLSKEGSADPSLCLRSELRAQQYQAEFSMHPATSAHGGTYRCYSSNSTNIYLLSHPSEPLELLVSGLPLNLNVMIGVLVAFVLLLSLSLFLLLLRHRRHSKGRMSADAVVKDSQPEEGVKLDLWQNKHDEVPQGVMCAQVTLSGSRLRQGMATSPPSLLRGLLDKKDRQSEWNRQMDSQAAAPDTAPNATYALLNHVPCRQETTEPSSSPSEEPPDVSIVCAALAIH, encoded by the exons ATGGGGAACCTCAGGACTCAGTCAATCCCAAGTGAACAGGGCCCTAATGGGAAGGGAATCAGCTCAGAAATCCTGGTGCAAGTCTCTGACAAGGACTCTCTTCCAGGGCTGAGTCTGGGCCAGAAGACCCGCGTGCAGACAG GGACCCTCCCCAAACCCACCATCTGGGCTGAGCCAGGCTCCGTCATCCCCTGGGGGACTTCTGTGACAATCAGGTGTCAGGGGATCCTGGAGTCCCAGGAGTTCCATctgtacagaaaagaaaaacatgtcctTTGGAACTCACAGTCCCCATGGAAGCTTATGAAAAAGGGTGCTTTCTCCATCACACACATGACAGAGCATGACGCAGGGAGATATCACTGTAACTATCTCAGCTCCAATGGCTGGTCTGAGCTCAGTGACCCCCTGGAGCTGGTGGTGACAG gaTCCTACAGAAAACCCAACCTCttagccctgcccagccctgttgTGACCTCAGGAGGGAACGTGACCCTCCAGTGTGTTTCAGTACAGGCATTTGACACGTTCATTTTGACTAAGGAAGGAGAACACAGGCTCTCCTGGACCCTGGACTCACAGTCACACTTCAGGGGGACATACCGGGCCCTGTTCCCTGTGGACCCCGTGACCGCCAGCCACAGGTGGGCGTTCAGATGCTACGGCTGTCACAGGGCCAGACCCCAGGTGTGGTCACAGCCCAGTGATGCCCTGGAGCTCCTGGTCTCAG GTGTGTCTCAGAAGCCCTCCCTCCTGACCCAGCAGGGCCCCATCGTGGTCTCTGGACAGAGCCTGACCCTCCAGTGTCACTCTGATGTCAGCTATGACAGATTCCTTCTGTTTAAAGAGGGAGGCATTGACCTCCCCCAGAGCCTTGTCCTGCAGCCCCAGGCTGGGCTCTCTCAGGTCTACTTCTCCCTGGACCCTGTGCGCAGCTCCCACGGGGGCCGGTACAGATGCTACGGTGGACACAACCTCTCCTCTGAGCTGTCGGCCCCCAGTGACCCCGTGGACATCCTGGTGGCAG gacTGCTCCCTGACAGACCCTCCCTCTCGGTACAGCCGAGCCCCACGGTGGCCTCAGGAGAGAACGTGACCCTGCTGTGTCAGTCACAGAGCCCGACGGACACTTTCCTTCTGTCCAAGGAGGGGTCAGCCGATCCCTCCCTGTGTCTTAGATCAGAGCTCCGAGCTCAGCAGTACCAGGCAGAGTTCTCCATGCATCCTGCGACCTCAGCCCACGGGGGGACCTACAGGTGCTACAGCTCAAACAGCACCAACATCTACCTGCTGTCACACCCCAGTGAGCCCCTGGAGCTCCTGGTCTCAG GTCTTCCATTAAACCTGAATGTCATGATTGGGGTCTTGGTGGCCTTCGTCTTGctgctgtccctctccctcttcctccttctcctccgaCACAGGCGTCACAGCAAAGGCAGGATGTCGG CAGATGCTGTCGTGAAGGACTCACAGCCTGAGGAGGGCGTGAAGCTGGACCTTTGG CAGAACAAGCATGATGAAGTCCCCCAGGGAGTGATGTGCGCCCAGGTGACCCTCTCAGGATCAAGACTCAGACAGGGAATGGccacttctcctccctccctgttgCGGGGATTGCTGGACAAGAAGGACAGACAATCAGAATggaacagacagatggacagtcaG GCTGCTGCACCTGACACCGCCCCAAATGCGACCTACGCCCTGCTGAACCACGTGCCCTGCAGACAGGAGACAACAGAACCCTCTTCCTCCCCATCAGAGGAGCCCCCAGATGTGTCCATTGTGTGTGCTGCTCTGGCCATCCACTAG